One genomic region from Muriicola soli encodes:
- a CDS encoding glycosyltransferase family 9 protein — translation MGDVAMTVPVLLALIRENPNLKLLVLTRPFFAPIFEKVPNTYVFIADLKNKHKGLLGIYRLAAELKKLRLRGVADLHNVLRTKLLKLFFTGKRVPFIQINKGRREKRIITSWRNKELSPLKSTHERYADVFRALGYTITLNREDVLKTCDPTKAVNSFLNSKNKKLIGIAPFAAFTGKMYPINLMEKVLEKLNNTDKYKIILFGGGKEEAMSLRYMAEKYTNCFEAIGKLSFSDEICLISHLKLMVSMDSGNGHLSAMYGIPTVTIWGITHPCVGFAPFGQPMRNSIVADRGKYPMIPTSVYGNKYPKGYEKVMESIDPQMVYSKIEAVLKE, via the coding sequence ATGGGGGACGTGGCAATGACCGTCCCTGTACTTCTCGCGCTGATCAGGGAAAATCCCAATTTAAAATTACTGGTTCTTACAAGACCATTTTTTGCTCCAATATTTGAAAAAGTCCCTAACACATACGTATTCATAGCAGACCTGAAAAACAAACACAAAGGGCTGTTGGGAATATACCGCCTAGCCGCGGAATTGAAGAAACTTCGGCTTAGGGGTGTGGCCGACCTCCACAACGTATTGCGAACCAAGCTGTTAAAACTCTTTTTTACAGGAAAGCGAGTTCCTTTTATTCAGATAAATAAGGGTCGAAGGGAGAAACGAATCATAACCTCCTGGCGTAATAAGGAATTAAGCCCATTGAAGTCTACACATGAAAGATATGCAGACGTTTTCAGGGCTCTGGGATATACAATAACACTTAACCGAGAAGATGTTCTGAAAACTTGTGATCCGACAAAAGCTGTGAATTCTTTTCTTAATTCAAAAAACAAAAAACTAATTGGCATCGCTCCTTTTGCGGCATTCACGGGTAAGATGTACCCAATAAATCTAATGGAAAAAGTCCTGGAGAAATTAAATAATACTGATAAGTATAAAATAATATTATTCGGGGGAGGAAAGGAAGAAGCTATGAGCTTGAGATACATGGCAGAAAAATATACCAATTGTTTTGAAGCAATAGGGAAATTGAGCTTTTCAGATGAAATCTGTCTTATCTCTCATTTAAAATTGATGGTATCAATGGATAGTGGCAACGGCCACCTGTCCGCTATGTACGGTATTCCAACCGTTACCATTTGGGGCATCACACATCCCTGCGTTGGCTTTGCCCCTTTTGGGCAGCCTATGAGGAATAGTATCGTGGCAGACAGGGGTAAGTACCCCATGATTCCAACCTCAGTTTACGGAAATAAATACCCAAAGGGTTACGAAAAGGTAATGGAATCCATAGATCCTCAAATGGTATACTCCAAAATAGAAGCGGTACTTAAAGAATAG
- a CDS encoding DUF5687 family protein has protein sequence MLKHFFTLQWKSFFRAASFKTNLAFKILMIFGAIYFILVFLALGFGSFFIIKKQGLGDPLRVVNQFMIYYLVGDLYVRYVFQKMPILNIKPLLYMPFKKSQVVKYSLGKTVFSFFNWMHAFFFIPFSVVLITQDYDPFAVICWHVAIMALFFCNNFLNIMMNNQDRVFYPMVAILAVLGICQYNGWFDITLYTAPVFNAFFDLPYAPLYSLIPCLLLLGLTVASFVYFRKHMYLDGGLASKHTEAKTEDFTWLNRFGNLGTFLKNDIKLIKRNKRSKTSVIMGVLFIFYGLLFFTGSLEVYEGPVWGIFAGIFISGGFLFSFGQFVPSWDSSYYPLMMSQNIQYREYLDSKWYLIVIATILSTLLASFYLYFGWQAYLAIVVGAIYNIGVNSYLVLWGGAYIKTPIDLTSNKKAFGDKQAFNVKTMLLTIPKLLLPLVFFALGYYLINPVAGYLAVALSGVLGFVFKNQVFKLIEKIYKKEKYKTLLAYKQTS, from the coding sequence ATGTTAAAACACTTTTTTACCCTTCAGTGGAAGTCCTTTTTCCGCGCCGCTTCGTTTAAAACCAATCTCGCTTTCAAGATCCTGATGATTTTTGGAGCTATTTATTTTATCCTGGTTTTCCTCGCTTTGGGATTCGGATCCTTTTTTATCATTAAAAAACAAGGTCTCGGTGATCCATTGCGTGTGGTGAATCAATTCATGATCTACTATTTGGTGGGGGATCTCTACGTTCGGTATGTTTTTCAAAAAATGCCGATCCTGAACATCAAACCACTACTGTACATGCCGTTTAAAAAGAGTCAGGTTGTAAAATACTCGCTCGGGAAGACGGTTTTTTCCTTCTTTAACTGGATGCATGCCTTTTTCTTTATTCCTTTTTCTGTAGTTCTGATCACACAAGACTACGATCCATTTGCGGTAATTTGCTGGCATGTGGCCATCATGGCTTTATTCTTTTGCAATAACTTCCTGAATATCATGATGAATAACCAGGACCGTGTATTCTATCCCATGGTAGCCATCCTGGCTGTCCTCGGAATTTGTCAATACAACGGATGGTTTGACATCACACTCTATACGGCACCTGTTTTCAACGCCTTCTTTGATTTGCCTTATGCCCCGCTTTATAGCTTGATTCCGTGTTTACTTCTTTTAGGCCTAACGGTGGCATCCTTTGTTTATTTCAGAAAGCACATGTACCTCGATGGCGGCCTGGCTTCAAAGCATACGGAAGCAAAAACGGAAGACTTTACATGGCTTAATCGTTTCGGAAACCTGGGGACCTTTTTGAAGAACGACATTAAACTGATTAAACGAAATAAGCGATCAAAGACTTCCGTGATCATGGGCGTCCTTTTTATTTTTTACGGCCTGCTATTTTTTACCGGAAGTCTTGAAGTGTATGAAGGGCCGGTATGGGGTATTTTTGCCGGAATTTTTATTTCGGGAGGATTCCTCTTCAGCTTTGGACAATTTGTACCTAGTTGGGACAGTTCTTACTACCCCTTGATGATGAGCCAGAATATTCAATACAGGGAGTATCTTGATTCTAAATGGTATTTAATTGTGATTGCCACCATCCTTAGTACGCTTCTGGCATCGTTCTACCTCTATTTTGGCTGGCAGGCTTACCTGGCAATCGTCGTTGGTGCAATTTATAACATTGGCGTAAACTCATACCTGGTTTTATGGGGCGGGGCCTATATCAAAACCCCCATCGATCTTACATCAAACAAGAAAGCCTTTGGAGACAAGCAGGCATTCAATGTAAAAACAATGTTACTCACAATACCTAAATTGCTGCTCCCGCTAGTCTTTTTTGCTTTGGGTTATTACCTGATCAATCCTGTTGCCGGATATCTGGCTGTTGCCTTATCTGGAGTGCTTGGCTTTGTGTTCAAGAACCAGGTTTTTAAGTTGATCGAGAAGATCTACAAAAAGGAGAAGTACAAAACGCTTTTAGCATATAAACAAACATCTTAA
- the purD gene encoding phosphoribosylamine--glycine ligase: MNILILGSGGREHTLAWKLKQSPKLSQLFVAPGNAGTSQIATNLPININDFTAVKTAVSSHKIDLVVVGPEDPLVNGIHDFFRSDDDLKHIPVIGPEKKAATLEGSKEFAKEFMMRHKIPTASYQSFTAEMLQEGFNFLGTLKPPYVLKADGLAAGKGVVILNDLDEARAELSRMLLDSKFGEASTTVVIEEFLSGLELSCFVLTDGENYKILPTAKDYKRIGEGDTGLNTGGMGAISPVPFAEDSFMEKVKERIIIPTIKGLYKDKIRYKGFIFIGLIKVGEDPFVIEYNVRLGDPETEVILPRIKNDLLEVFEAVGSGKLDAIDLQIDKRTAVTVMTVSGGYPGAYTKGEEIHGLQNIEDSIIFHAGTSLSNGKVVTNGGRVLAITSFGKDFKSALATSYKNVQKIDFEGMYYRKDLGFDL; encoded by the coding sequence ATGAATATTCTAATACTGGGCTCCGGAGGCAGAGAACACACTCTGGCCTGGAAATTAAAACAAAGCCCTAAACTTTCTCAATTATTTGTAGCCCCGGGTAATGCCGGCACCTCCCAAATAGCTACAAACCTTCCCATAAACATCAACGATTTTACGGCTGTTAAAACTGCTGTTTCTTCTCATAAAATTGATTTAGTTGTTGTGGGGCCTGAAGATCCTCTGGTCAATGGGATACACGACTTTTTCCGCTCAGATGATGATCTGAAACACATTCCGGTTATAGGGCCCGAGAAGAAGGCTGCAACTCTTGAAGGCAGTAAGGAATTTGCGAAAGAGTTTATGATGCGGCACAAGATCCCTACAGCTTCTTACCAAAGTTTTACTGCGGAAATGCTTCAGGAGGGGTTTAATTTTCTTGGGACCCTGAAGCCGCCTTATGTTTTGAAAGCCGATGGTCTTGCAGCCGGTAAGGGCGTTGTTATTCTAAATGATTTGGATGAGGCAAGAGCCGAATTATCCCGTATGCTGTTGGATTCAAAATTTGGGGAAGCAAGCACCACTGTGGTGATCGAAGAATTCCTTTCCGGACTTGAATTGAGCTGTTTTGTTCTTACCGATGGAGAGAACTACAAGATTTTGCCAACCGCAAAGGATTACAAAAGGATAGGAGAGGGCGATACCGGCCTTAACACCGGAGGGATGGGAGCAATTTCCCCAGTGCCTTTTGCCGAAGATTCGTTTATGGAAAAGGTAAAAGAAAGGATCATTATACCGACGATCAAAGGCCTCTATAAAGACAAAATACGGTATAAAGGTTTTATTTTTATCGGACTTATTAAAGTGGGGGAAGATCCTTTCGTCATAGAATACAACGTGCGTCTGGGTGATCCCGAAACTGAGGTCATTCTTCCGAGAATCAAAAACGACCTGCTTGAGGTCTTTGAGGCTGTAGGAAGCGGGAAATTGGATGCCATTGACCTCCAAATTGACAAGCGCACTGCAGTGACTGTTATGACGGTCTCAGGAGGTTATCCCGGCGCCTATACCAAAGGAGAAGAGATTCATGGCCTTCAAAATATTGAAGACTCAATTATTTTTCACGCTGGCACAAGCTTATCAAATGGGAAGGTCGTTACAAACGGAGGACGTGTACTGGCAATAACCTCGTTTGGGAAAGACTTCAAATCAGCTCTTGCAACATCTTACAAAAATGTTCAAAAAATCGATTTTGAAGGAATGTACTACCGTAAAGATCTGGGCTTTGATCTATAG
- a CDS encoding TetR/AcrR family transcriptional regulator: protein MDKNIKRMATMQRMQTKGLELFYKKGYYNTSIDDILKELDLSKGAFYYHFQSKEDFFISIVQNMVVRKVYNLMIEPIEGKADPLSSIDRCFENALATAEHNELDYGFVLGNFITEFNGRNDEISKYLKDIYKVWEVNLVTTLQKGKTDGYIARHVDSEGVASFLIASYIGIRVLMVEGNSKMLGYHYMQQIKQYLKSIAETQLV from the coding sequence ATGGATAAGAATATAAAACGCATGGCAACCATGCAGAGGATGCAGACTAAAGGCCTTGAATTATTTTACAAAAAAGGATACTACAATACCAGTATAGATGATATCCTGAAGGAGCTCGACTTGTCAAAAGGTGCTTTTTACTACCATTTTCAATCCAAGGAAGATTTCTTTATCAGTATTGTCCAAAATATGGTTGTGAGAAAGGTTTACAATCTGATGATAGAACCTATTGAAGGCAAAGCGGATCCCCTTTCATCCATAGATCGCTGTTTTGAAAATGCTCTGGCAACGGCAGAACACAATGAACTTGATTACGGTTTTGTACTGGGGAATTTTATAACAGAATTTAATGGCCGAAATGATGAGATCTCAAAATATCTGAAGGACATCTATAAGGTATGGGAAGTAAACCTCGTAACTACACTCCAAAAAGGAAAGACAGACGGTTATATTGCACGCCATGTAGACAGTGAGGGTGTCGCTTCATTCCTGATCGCCTCATATATAGGTATTAGAGTACTAATGGTTGAAGGAAACAGCAAAATGCTTGGATACCATTATATGCAGCAAATAAAACAATACTTAAAATCTATAGCAGAAACACAATTGGTGTAA
- a CDS encoding DUF4254 domain-containing protein, protein MFSEEAFKIFEQSIEKYHVLDKVDQPLINPYPIGEIEHLLFRKNWIDTVQWHFEDLIRDPDIEPVKALELKRKIDASNQERTDLVEYIDSYFLQKYAEVDIKETATINTESPAWAIDRLSILALKIYHMKEETERTDASEEHLNTCTNKLRTLQEQKKDLSTAIDQLLADIESGKKYMKVYKQMKMYNDEELNPVLRGQKQG, encoded by the coding sequence ATGTTCAGCGAAGAAGCCTTTAAGATTTTCGAACAAAGTATTGAGAAATACCACGTCCTGGACAAGGTAGACCAACCCCTTATCAACCCATACCCTATAGGGGAAATTGAACATCTGTTATTCAGAAAAAATTGGATAGATACGGTTCAATGGCACTTTGAAGATTTAATCCGCGATCCGGACATTGAACCCGTAAAGGCCCTCGAACTCAAACGTAAAATCGATGCCAGTAATCAGGAAAGAACGGATTTGGTAGAATACATTGATAGCTATTTTCTGCAAAAATACGCTGAGGTCGATATCAAGGAGACCGCCACGATAAATACGGAGTCTCCTGCATGGGCAATAGACCGCCTATCCATTCTCGCCCTCAAAATTTATCACATGAAGGAAGAAACGGAGAGAACCGATGCTTCGGAAGAGCACCTAAATACCTGTACAAATAAATTGAGAACACTTCAGGAGCAGAAAAAAGACCTCTCAACAGCTATAGACCAACTACTTGCCGATATTGAAAGCGGTAAAAAATATATGAAGGTGTACAAACAAATGAAAATGTACAACGACGAGGAGTTAAACCCTGTTTTACGTGGACAAAAACAAGGATGA
- a CDS encoding patatin-like phospholipase family protein yields MNFTDLQNKSIGLVLSGGGVRGMAHIGALKALKEHQIEAKVIAGSSAGALIGALYAGNRDIEDMLAFFKETPLFKYNFLTINKPGLVDTERYYDIFKTYIPFESFESLNKKLYVVTTNLLKGQEEIFSQGELIMPLLASAALPPVFSPVEMKNSLYADGGIMNNFPTEPLQGQAEIVIGSNVSVIREVNKKEITSSFQLASRTTSLMVYAINRQKIRNCDLVFEPSEVEQIGVLDKKGIEKAYQIGYDHASRVLEDLLQRA; encoded by the coding sequence ATGAATTTCACTGATCTACAAAACAAGAGTATCGGACTCGTTTTATCGGGAGGCGGGGTACGGGGGATGGCTCATATTGGGGCGCTTAAGGCCCTGAAAGAACACCAAATAGAAGCTAAAGTTATTGCCGGAAGTAGTGCAGGTGCCTTAATTGGGGCTTTGTACGCCGGGAACAGGGATATTGAGGACATGCTGGCTTTTTTTAAAGAGACTCCTCTTTTTAAATATAACTTCCTTACCATAAATAAGCCAGGGTTAGTAGATACAGAAAGGTATTACGACATTTTTAAAACCTATATCCCATTTGAGAGCTTTGAGTCCCTGAACAAAAAACTATATGTCGTGACTACCAATTTACTGAAAGGACAAGAAGAGATTTTTTCTCAGGGAGAACTCATTATGCCACTTCTGGCATCTGCAGCCCTGCCTCCTGTTTTTAGTCCGGTTGAAATGAAAAACTCCCTTTATGCAGATGGCGGAATTATGAATAATTTCCCGACAGAACCATTGCAGGGCCAGGCAGAGATTGTTATTGGGAGTAATGTGTCAGTAATTAGGGAGGTCAATAAAAAAGAGATCACTTCCTCTTTTCAGCTGGCTTCGCGGACTACCAGTCTAATGGTTTACGCCATTAATAGACAGAAGATCAGGAATTGTGATCTGGTTTTTGAGCCTTCAGAAGTAGAACAAATTGGCGTTCTGGATAAAAAAGGCATTGAAAAGGCTTACCAAATAGGGTATGACCACGCTTCAAGAGTGCTGGAAGACCTTCTTCAGAGAGCCTGA
- a CDS encoding DUF6341 family protein has product MSSFFYGIEDLFVNYLFWPYDALRYMENWWTSNTINWLFMIIGTVAMVYWLLQLKKFNDNQEEDKSITSHSYL; this is encoded by the coding sequence ATGAGCTCATTTTTTTACGGCATAGAAGATTTATTCGTGAACTATTTATTTTGGCCCTATGATGCCCTCCGCTATATGGAAAATTGGTGGACGTCAAATACCATCAATTGGCTTTTTATGATCATTGGTACAGTTGCGATGGTTTACTGGCTTTTGCAATTGAAGAAATTCAATGACAATCAGGAAGAGGATAAATCTATCACATCTCATTCTTACCTATAG
- the arsS gene encoding arsenosugar biosynthesis radical SAM (seleno)protein ArsS (Some members of this family are selenoproteins.), translating to MATKSLKARHLELADHNRQLEILNGGLFEEGELPYFKDKIAEIGEFPLKPRNLEILQINVGYMCNQVCEHCHVDAGPDRKEIMTRETMELCLEVIRNTGAHTLDLTGGAPEMNPDFRWFVEEASKAGIKDFIVRSNLTIIRANKKYHDLPQFFKKHNIHVVSSMPHYTKGKTDKQRGDGVFDKSIKALQELNAVGYGMPDSPLRLDLVYNPSGAFLPSDQAAMERDFKKALKEDFDISFHNLFAITNLPISRFLDYLIASENYDDYMISLVDAYNPSAVQNVMCTNTISVSWDGWLYDCDFNQMLDLKVASKVQHIREYNEDILQNRNIIISQHCYGCTAGAGSSCQGVVT from the coding sequence ATGGCAACAAAATCGCTAAAAGCAAGGCATTTAGAATTAGCTGACCATAACAGGCAACTAGAGATACTCAACGGGGGACTATTTGAAGAAGGAGAACTACCTTATTTTAAAGATAAGATTGCAGAGATTGGTGAGTTTCCTTTAAAGCCGAGGAATCTTGAGATCCTTCAGATCAATGTAGGGTATATGTGCAACCAGGTTTGCGAACATTGTCATGTAGATGCCGGGCCTGACAGGAAGGAAATCATGACCAGGGAAACTATGGAATTATGCCTGGAGGTGATACGAAATACCGGAGCACATACTCTCGACCTAACCGGCGGAGCACCGGAAATGAATCCTGATTTTCGCTGGTTTGTGGAAGAAGCTTCCAAGGCTGGTATCAAGGACTTTATAGTTCGCTCCAATCTGACCATAATTCGGGCAAACAAAAAGTATCACGATCTCCCTCAATTTTTTAAAAAACACAATATCCATGTGGTCTCTTCAATGCCCCATTACACCAAGGGTAAAACAGACAAACAGCGGGGAGATGGTGTTTTTGATAAGTCGATAAAAGCGCTTCAGGAATTAAATGCAGTTGGATATGGCATGCCGGATAGTCCACTTCGACTCGATCTCGTTTACAATCCTTCGGGGGCCTTTCTTCCTTCAGACCAGGCAGCAATGGAACGGGATTTTAAAAAAGCACTTAAGGAAGATTTTGACATTAGTTTTCACAACCTTTTTGCGATTACAAATTTACCTATCTCCAGGTTTCTGGATTATTTAATCGCTTCGGAAAACTATGACGATTATATGATTTCACTTGTAGATGCTTACAACCCTTCAGCTGTACAAAACGTAATGTGCACTAACACAATTTCAGTAAGTTGGGATGGGTGGTTATATGATTGTGATTTTAACCAGATGCTCGATTTAAAAGTGGCCAGCAAAGTCCAGCACATTCGAGAATACAATGAAGATATCCTACAGAATCGCAATATTATTATTTCTCAGCACTGTTACGGGTGTACGGCCGGTGCAGGTAGTAGTTGTCAGGGGGTTGTAACCTAG
- a CDS encoding arsenosugar biosynthesis-associated peroxidase-like protein: MANSYYDPSDLRKFGNITEWSEELGTKFFDYYNKVFEEGALSAREKSLIALAVSHVVKCPYCIDAYTKDGLQRGITKEEMMEAVHAGAAIESGATLVHGVQMMNKYNKLSM, encoded by the coding sequence ATGGCAAATTCCTATTATGACCCATCAGATTTAAGAAAATTTGGAAACATCACAGAGTGGAGTGAGGAGTTGGGCACCAAATTCTTTGATTATTACAACAAAGTGTTTGAAGAAGGTGCTCTATCTGCCAGGGAAAAGTCCCTGATTGCACTGGCCGTGTCCCATGTGGTGAAATGCCCTTATTGCATAGACGCCTACACCAAAGACGGTTTGCAAAGAGGAATAACAAAAGAGGAAATGATGGAGGCGGTGCATGCGGGCGCTGCGATTGAAAGTGGAGCTACGTTGGTACACGGAGTTCAAATGATGAATAAATACAACAAATTAAGCATGTAA
- a CDS encoding ABC transporter ATP-binding protein, with the protein MITVQDITKTYGTQTVLNIPSLEIPKGQSFGLVGNNGAGKTTLFSLLLDLIQPTTGKIINNEVQVDISEAWKPFTSAFIDETFLIGYLTPEEYFYFIGELRGRNKADVDSLVGNFENFFHGEILGQKKYLRDLSKGNQKKVGIVASFIGDPEVVILDEPFANLDPTTQIRLKQIIRELAENREVTVLVSSHDLIHVTEVCERIVVLNKGEIVKDIQTSPQTLKELETFFAG; encoded by the coding sequence ATGATTACAGTTCAAGACATTACTAAAACATATGGGACACAAACGGTTTTAAACATCCCATCCCTTGAAATTCCTAAAGGTCAGAGTTTTGGACTGGTTGGAAACAACGGGGCCGGTAAAACCACTTTATTCAGCCTTCTTCTTGACCTAATTCAGCCTACCACCGGAAAGATCATAAATAATGAGGTGCAGGTTGATATCAGCGAAGCATGGAAACCGTTTACCTCGGCATTTATCGATGAAACATTTCTTATCGGCTACCTGACCCCGGAAGAGTATTTTTATTTTATCGGAGAGTTAAGAGGCCGCAACAAGGCAGACGTAGACAGCCTGGTCGGAAATTTTGAGAATTTTTTCCACGGGGAGATCCTGGGGCAGAAGAAGTATCTAAGAGATCTCTCCAAAGGGAATCAGAAAAAGGTGGGAATAGTAGCTTCTTTTATCGGAGACCCCGAAGTGGTTATCCTCGATGAACCTTTTGCGAACCTGGACCCCACCACACAAATCAGATTAAAACAGATCATAAGAGAGCTCGCCGAAAACAGAGAAGTGACTGTACTGGTGTCTAGTCACGATCTAATTCATGTCACCGAGGTATGCGAGCGAATTGTAGTCTTGAACAAAGGCGAGATCGTCAAAGATATTCAAACCTCACCTCAGACACTTAAGGAATTGGAAACCTTTTTCGCCGGCTAA
- a CDS encoding ferredoxin--NADP reductase produces the protein MSTFYSLKVSAVRSLTPSSVAISLQVPGDLKDKFRFDAGQHLTLKQEIDGKEVRRAYSISSAPSESELTVGIKRVEGGTFSTWANDSLKESDSIEVMPPKGHFVFTSTEKGQNICAFAAGSGITPIMSIIESALDSNPDNTFVLVYGNQSPEETMYREKIEELSKKHKDRFAVNFIYSRSREEDALQGRIDGSIVNLIVKNKFADRNFNHFYICGPEGMINNVKETLEKNEVADDKIHFELFTTSQEEDLSDLEGETKMEVTLDDEVFSFVMDKKKIVLDAVLNEDIDAPYSCQGGVCSTCIARVTEGKAEMVKNQILTDSEIEEGFILTCQSHPLTPTLKIDYDDV, from the coding sequence ATGAGTACGTTTTATTCCCTTAAAGTATCAGCTGTAAGGTCTTTAACCCCAAGTTCAGTTGCTATTTCCCTTCAAGTACCTGGCGATCTCAAAGATAAGTTTCGATTTGATGCCGGGCAACATCTCACCTTAAAACAAGAAATTGATGGCAAGGAAGTTCGACGTGCTTATTCTATATCGAGTGCCCCTTCAGAATCAGAATTGACCGTAGGAATAAAAAGAGTGGAAGGTGGTACTTTTTCTACCTGGGCAAATGATAGCCTCAAGGAGAGTGACTCCATAGAGGTGATGCCTCCGAAAGGTCACTTTGTATTTACATCTACTGAAAAAGGTCAAAATATTTGCGCCTTTGCTGCCGGAAGCGGTATAACCCCAATAATGAGTATTATTGAAAGCGCTCTGGACAGCAATCCAGATAATACTTTTGTGCTCGTTTATGGGAATCAGTCCCCGGAAGAGACTATGTATCGGGAGAAAATAGAGGAACTCTCAAAAAAGCACAAAGATAGATTCGCAGTGAATTTTATCTATAGTAGATCTAGGGAAGAAGATGCGCTGCAGGGGAGAATTGACGGATCGATTGTCAACCTGATCGTTAAAAACAAGTTTGCGGATCGCAATTTCAATCACTTTTATATCTGTGGCCCTGAAGGGATGATTAACAACGTCAAAGAAACTTTAGAAAAAAATGAAGTTGCTGATGACAAGATCCACTTCGAATTGTTTACGACTTCCCAGGAAGAAGATCTTTCTGATTTAGAGGGAGAAACAAAGATGGAAGTAACCCTTGATGACGAAGTATTCTCCTTTGTCATGGACAAAAAGAAAATTGTCCTCGATGCGGTCTTAAACGAAGATATTGATGCTCCTTACTCTTGTCAGGGTGGGGTTTGCAGCACGTGCATTGCCAGAGTTACAGAGGGAAAAGCTGAAATGGTAAAAAACCAAATCCTTACCGATAGCGAAATTGAAGAAGGGTTTATACTTACCTGCCAGTCGCATCCTTTAACCCCAACTCTGAAGATCGATTACGATGACGTATAG